From the genome of Sphingobacterium sp. UGAL515B_05:
AATCATCTATACGGGTTGAATCTGGATTAGGCCAGCCTTCTCGCATTAATTTACGGGCAGCCGATCCACCAGCGTTATTCCAATCCTGCGCCTGTGAGTAATAAAAGCCAAGTTTCAGGCCATATTTTCGGCAGGCTTCGGCCAAAGGTTTCAAAACATCTTTTCCGTAAGGCGTCGCATCCACCATATTCCACTTACTCGCTTTTGTTTCAAAGAGCGCAAAACCATCGTGGTGTTTGGCCGTGATAATCAAATATTTCATCCCGGCATCTTTCGCCATGCGTACCCATTCGTCTGCATTATACTGCGTGGGGTTAAATTGCTTTGCCATCGCCTGATATTCATCAACCGGAATTTTAGAGCGGTTCATAATCCATTCTGCTCCACCACGTGCCTGTTCGTGCCCCTGATAAACACCGCCAAACTGCGCATATACTCCCCAATGGATAAACATGCCAAACCGGGCTTCCTCCCACCATTTCATACGTACACTATCGGGCAAGCGATTTACTTGCGCATACAATAATTCCTTACTCATTCCCATGATGAGGACAAGTGTCAGCAACATTTTATATAGAGCTTTCATACCTTAATTTTTCACAGTTCTTCATTTAGAAACCTGGTGTTTGTTTAAAATTGTCATTACCTAAACTTTTGGCCATATCTACCTCAGATTGAGGTACTGGCCATAAAGTATCTCTGGCCATAAATAACCGTGAAGCTCCATCTGGATCCTTGGTTTTATCCATCACCTCTTTGATCATCCCCCAGCGTTTCAAGTCAAAATAACGTTGCCCTTCCAAAGCCAATTCAATCCTCCGCTCATGACGGATAATATCGCGGAATTCATTTTTTGTCAAGGAACCGCTAAACTGTACGAGCGGCATTTTCACATCAGCCCTGGATCTTACCTTATTCAATGCGTCTACGGCTGTCTGATCAGGCCCGGAACTTTCATTTTTCGCTTCTGCGTACATCAATAAAATATCTGCATAACGTAAGAATACCCAATCCTGATCGCTTTGTGTCGCGTAACTTGTTGGCCATTTCGATTCGTTGATATATTTTCTCGGTAAAAAACCACCCAAAACCCCTTCGGCAACCGGATCAAAAGCAGAAGATGCTGTGGTACCTCGCCACACACCGCGGTACATGATTGTCGACTTCAACCGTGGATCTCTATTTTCGTAAGGATTTTTAGCATCGTAAACCGTCGATTCTTTAATATCCTTTCCATCAATGGCGTAATAAGAATCCACCAGATACCCCAACGGTTGTATCGTCTTCAGATAAGAATACATCATATCTGCCGGGCTATACATATTGGGTGGTAAAAATCGAGCGGAGAACATGATTTCAGGATTGTTATTTTGTCCAGGTTTTCGGAACAGATCACGGTAACCACCCTGATAGATCGAAAACTTGTTTTCATCCATAACAATCTTCGCTGTTGCCGCTGCCTCGGCCCATTTTTTTGCAGTCAATAACACCTTTGTTTTGTAACCTAATGCAGATCCTCTCACCGCATGTCCCTTATAGCCTGTATTTGGCAGTTTTTCACTCGCGTAATCTAAATCTGCTAAAATCGCTTCGATAACGTTGGTTTTAGGTGTTCTACCCAGCCGAATACTCGCATCGTCCATACCTAGGGGTTCTAAAGTCAATGGCACATCACCGTACAGATTGGTCAACAAAAAGTAGTAATGGGCGCGGATAAAACGAGCCTCTGCTTTATATCGGTCACGGTCCTGCTGGCTCATGCTTGTAATGCGGTCAATATTGGCAATCAATTTATTACATGCCGCAATGGCCTGATACGAAATCTCATACCCCTCAGATTGCATTCCGCCGGTTGTTGAGGAGATTCCGGATCGCGAAATAATATTGAAGTTATTGGAGGTACTGGACACAAAGGCATCGTCTGAAAGCCCATCCCAAAACATACTTGCTCCCCCCCAACCACCGCGTGCATTCGATGAAGATGTCGAATTGTATCCCCGGCAAAGAAATTCATAAC
Proteins encoded in this window:
- a CDS encoding RagB/SusD family nutrient uptake outer membrane protein; this encodes MKNSVKKTYLYLSLAALASLGSCTKDFLNKNPTDKISESTFWKTQTDADLALSGCYEFLCRGYNSTSSSNARGGWGGASMFWDGLSDDAFVSSTSNNFNIISRSGISSTTGGMQSEGYEISYQAIAACNKLIANIDRITSMSQQDRDRYKAEARFIRAHYYFLLTNLYGDVPLTLEPLGMDDASIRLGRTPKTNVIEAILADLDYASEKLPNTGYKGHAVRGSALGYKTKVLLTAKKWAEAAATAKIVMDENKFSIYQGGYRDLFRKPGQNNNPEIMFSARFLPPNMYSPADMMYSYLKTIQPLGYLVDSYYAIDGKDIKESTVYDAKNPYENRDPRLKSTIMYRGVWRGTTASSAFDPVAEGVLGGFLPRKYINESKWPTSYATQSDQDWVFLRYADILLMYAEAKNESSGPDQTAVDALNKVRSRADVKMPLVQFSGSLTKNEFRDIIRHERRIELALEGQRYFDLKRWGMIKEVMDKTKDPDGASRLFMARDTLWPVPQSEVDMAKSLGNDNFKQTPGF